GTGAACAAACTTAATCGTTTTAAAAAGAAAAACAATGACTTTATCCGCAGGTTTACTGCTGGAGTAAAAATTGTTGAAGTCGATGCTAACGGTCGTTTGCTAATACCAAAAGATTTAGTTGAGTTTGCATCTATTGCTAAAGATATCGTGATGTCTTCAGCGGTTAATATTGTAGAAATTTGGGATAAAACGAAGTATGAAAAAGCTATTGATGATGCAGCAGATGATTTTGCTGATTTAGCTGAAGAGGTAATGGGTCAAGATGAAGAGTATGACAGCATATCATAATCCAGTATTATTAAACGAAACAGTAAATGGTTTGGCTATTAAGCCAGACGGAATTTACGTGGATGTTACTTTTGGAGGTGGTGGACACAGTAAAGAGATTTTAAGTCGCTTGGGTGAAAACGGAAAGCTATATGCTTTTGATCAAGATGTTGATGCATTGGAAAATGCAATCGATGATCCACGATTTACTCTAATACATGAAAACTTTAGATATATCAAACGTTTTTTGCGTTTTCATGGTGTAAAGCAAGTGGATGGTATTTTGGCTGATTTTGGCGTGTCATCACATCAATTTGATGTTGCTTCTAGAGGGTTTTCGACGCGTTTTGAAGCAGATTTGGATATGAGGATGAATCAAAATGATACTTTGTCTGCGTTTCATGTTATTAATGAGTATGATGAGGAGCAGTTAAAACAAGTGCTGTTGCAATATGGAGAGCTTCGTGCTGCACCAGCAATGGCAGGTTTAATTGTAGAGCATCGTAAAAACGAAATAATTAAAACTAGTGATCAGCTTAAAAAGGTGCTACAAAGATTTTTGTCGCCTAAGCATGAAAACAAAATATTAGCTCAGATTTATCAAGCAATCAGGATTGAAGTAAATCAAGAGATAGAGGCTTTAAAAGAATTTTTACAACAAACACCTGAGGTTTTAAAGCCAGAGGGTCGTTTAAGTTTGATTTCTTATCACTCCTTAGAAGATAGATTGGTAAAACGATTTATTAGAAATGGATTATTTGAAGGAGAGCCAGAGCGTGATGTTTTTGGTCGTTTTGAAGTGCCATTAAAAAAAGTTGGAGGATTAATAATCCCATCTAAAGAAGAAATTAAAATTAATAACAGAGCGCGAAGTGCAAAGTTGCGTATTGCTGAAAAGATATAACATTGAAAAAAAGTATCTATAGCATATTAAGAGGGACTTTTTTAGTCAGCGAAGATTCATTTAAAAACTGGAAGCTTATCATATTTCTTTCGGTTTTAGCTATTGTAATGATAGCAAGTTCGCATAGTCTAGATAAAAAAGTACATCAAATTGCAAAGCTTAACAATCAAGTTAAAGAGTTGCGATCCGAGTTGTATGATGGAAGAACCAAACTTATGCAGTTAAAAATGGAATCTTCTGTTGTAAAAAAAATGAAAGAAAAAGGTTTGGCGCCTTCTGTTATTCCGCCAAAAAAAATAATTGTTAAACCGCAAACTTAGTTCCACTCGTGGCAGTAAACGAAAAGAACATATTAAACAAATTATATTTTGTCGCAGGATGTATGTTCATCTTTGGGCTGCTTGTGGTTGGAAAATTGTTAACCATTCAGGTTGTGCAAGGTGATAAGTATAGGGCTTTGGCAGATAAGCGTGCTATTAAGGACGTGGTTATACCAGCAAACAGAGGTAATGTTTATTCTGCAGATGGTAGTTTGTTGGCAACATCAATACCTAAGTATGATATCTTGTTTGATGCCATTACACCTTCAGACAAAAACTTTAAAGCTAACTTGAAACCATTAAGTGATGCCTTATCAAACTATACAGGTAAGCCTTCAAGTTTTTATCAAAAAGAATTAGGGAAAGCTAGAGCTAATAAAAATCGTTATTTTTTATTAGCTAGAAATATTGGCTACTCGGAGTATTTAAAATTTAGAGAATTTCCTTTATTAAAATTAGGAGCTTTTAAAGGTGGTTTAATAGTAGAGCAAAAAGTTAAAAGAGAACATCCTTTGGGTGAAGTTGCACAACGAACTATTGGTTATGAGCGTACTGATGATGAAGGTAATGTGACCAGAGCAGGTATAGATGGTGCTTTTGGTGTCGATTATTTAAGAGGAAAAGATGGTAAGCGTCTAAAACAAAAAATAGGTAAAGGACAATGGAAGCCTATTTTAGATTACGATCAAGTTGAGCCTAAAGATGGGTTTGATGTGTATACTACTATTGATGTTAATATACAAGATATTGCGCATCATGCATTACTAGAACAATTAGAGTTGTATCAAGCAGAGCATGGAACAGTTGTGGTGATGGAAGTTGAAACAGGTGAAATTAGAGCTATTTCAAATTTAGGTAAAACAGCATCAGGTCATTATTGGGAAAAAAGAAACTATGCGGTTTATGAAGCGCATGAGCCTGGCTCTACGTTTAAGCTTATGGCTTTAATGGCTGCTCTGGAAGATAACAAAATTGATACGTCAGATGTTGTTGATACGGGAAATGGTTATAAGGTATTTTATGGTAGAGGTATAAAAGATTCTCATGGTAATGGAAAGATATCTGCAGCCAGAGCATTTGAAGTCTCTTCAAATATTGGATTAGCTACAATTGTAGACAACGCCTATGCAAAGGATCCAAACCGCTTTATAGATATTTTAAGTAGTTGGAATTTAGATAAAAAATTAGGAATTTCTATAAAAGGAGAAGGTCAACCAATGATTCCTAGACCAGGAGATGGTAAATGGAGTCGTAACGCTTTACCGTCTATTGCTTATGGTTATAATCTTAAAATTACACCTTTACAAACTTTAACGTTTTATAATGCTGTTGCAAATAATGGTGTTATGGTTAAACCAAGGTTTATTAGAGAGGTAAGGGATTTAAATAAGCAAATAGAGGTTTTTGATAAAACTATTATCAATGAAAAAATATGTTCAGACAAGACCTTGCGCGCAGCTCAAGAAATGCTTAAAAATGTGGTTGTTAAAGGGACAGGTAGATCATTGTATTCGGACTATTTTTCTATGTGTGGTAAAACAGGAACTGCAAGGGTAGAATATTGGATGGATGATTGGGCAAAAAATCCACGTTACATTTCTTCGTTTTCTGGATATTTTCCAGTGGACAAACCTAAATATTCGTGTATTGTGGTGATCCATAAGCCTAGTGTTAAAAAAGGATTTTATGGTGCTGATGTTTCTGGTCCAGTGTTTAAAAAAATAGCTCAAAAAATATTTACAGATACGCCATTAATTGATCAAGTAGCATCGCTAAATGTTAAGGATGTAAAAGTAGATAAAGAGTATGAAAGCTATTATAAAATAGCAAATACTTATAAAACAATTATGCCAGATGTAACAGGATTACCTGTTATGGATGCTATGGCTTTGTTAGAAAACATGAACGTAAAAGTGAATGTTAAATGTCAAGGTCAAGGGACTGTAAAAAGTCAGTCAGTTAATAAAAACACCAAATTAAAAGATAATCAAACTATAGTTTTAGAAGCCTCGTGATTTCATTAAAAGACATATTATATAAAGTAACGCTAGATGCAGTTGTAGGAAGTACAAATATCTTAGTGCGCAATATTCATTTTAATTCTCGTAATGTAGCAATTAATGATGTTTTTGTGGCTGTTAAAGGTAGTCTTACAGATGGACATCAGTATATTGAAAGTGCAATCCAACAAGGCGCAATAGCTGTTGTGTGTGAGGGGCTTCCAAGTGTGACTAAAGCTGGAGTTACTTATGTTAAAGTGGATGACTCAAGCGCAGCTTTAGCAATAATGGCTTCAAATTTTTATGGTAATCCCTCAGATAACTTAAAGTTAGTTGGTGTAACAGGTACCAATGGAAAAACCACGATTGCCTCGCTTTTGTATCAATTGTTTAAAAAAGCAGGATATAAAGTTGGTTTGCTTTCAACAGTAAAAATTATGGTGGATAATCAGGAGTTTTCTGCAACGCATACTACACCAGATTCTTTAACTATCAATAGGTACTTAAAACAAATGAATGATGAAGGTGTTGAGTTTTGCTTTATGGAAGTCAGTTCTCATGGAATACATCAAAATAGAACATTAGGATTAACGTTTGAAGGCGGAATATTTACAAACCTTTCTCATGATCATTTGGACTATCACGATACGTTTGCTGAATATAGAGATGTTAAAAAAAGATTTTTTGACGAATTGCCTAAAACAGCATTTGCATTAACTAATGGTGATGATAAAAACGGAAGCGTAATGCTTCAAAACACTAAAGCAAAACAATATACTTACGCCTTAAAAAGTTTTGCAGATTATAAGGCTCAGATTTTAGAAAATCAGTTTAATGGTTTGTTGTTAAAGCTTAATGATAATGAGGTTTGGGTTAGATTAATCGGGAACTTTAATGCTTATAATATCCTTGCAATTTTTGCTACTGCAGAACTTTTAGGATTGGAAAAAGAAGAAACTTTAAGGTTGATAAGTGAGTTAGAGAGTGTAAGTGGGCGTTTTCAATTTATAATTTCTGATCAAAAAATAACAGCTATTGTAGATTATGCTCATACACCAGATGCGTTGCAAAATGTGTTAGAAACTATCAACGATATCAGAACTAAAAACGAGGACGTAATTACTGTCGTTGGCTGTGGTGGCGATAGGGATAAAACTAAGCGTCCAAAAATGGGGCACATAGCTTCAGCGCTTAGTACTAAAGTTATTTTTACAAGTGATAATCCACGTACAGAAGTAGCAGAAGTAATTATAGAGGATATAGAAAAAGGTGTCGAACCACAAAATTTTAAAAAAACAATGTCAATTGTTGACAGAAAGCAAGCTATTAAAACAGCTTGTCAATTAGCAAATCCAAACGATATTATTTTGATAGCAGGTAAAGGACATGAAACCTATCAAGAGGTAAATGGAAAACGCCATGATTTTGATGATTTTAAAATAGTTCAGGATTTTTTAAAACAATTACAAAAATAATAATTGAAGTTAAGCTAAACGTAACACCATTTAAGACGGTTTAGCTAAATAAAAAAGCAATATAAATGTTATACTACTTATTTGAATTTTTAGAAAAAAACTACCAATTTCCAGGTGCTAGTGTGTTTCAATTTATCACATTTAGAGCAGCTCTGGCTATTATTTTATCATTGTTATTTTCTACAATATTCGGTAAACGTATTATTGTAGCGCTACAAAAAAAGCAAGTAGGAGAGTCTGTTAGAGATTTAGGTTTAGATGGACAGTTAGAAAAAGCTGGTACGCCAACTATGGGAGGAATTATTATAATTCTTGCTACGTTACTGCCAGTACTATTACTAGCAAGATTGGATAATATATATGTCATCATGTTAATTGTAACCATGTTATGGATGGGAGCAGTTGGATTTACAGATGACTATATAAAAGTGTTTAAAAAAGATAAAAAAGGCCTTAGCGGAAAGTTTAAAGTGTTAGGACAAGTGGGTTTAGGGTTATTTGTTGGTTCGATAATGTATTTCCATCCAGGAATTACTATCAAAACAGAAAAAGTTAATCCAGTTTTTGAAACAGAATTAATAACTCAAAGTTCTGAAAGAGAATTTAATGTGGAGGAACAGTCGCTAAAAACAACCATTCCTTTTGTAAAAGATAATGAGTTTGACTATTCAAATTTGGTGACGTGGATGGGAGACGGTTATGCTAAATATGCATGGTTGGTGTTTATCCCAATAGTAATATTTATAATCACAGCAGTTTCTAATGGTGCTAATTTAACGGATGGTATCGATGGGTTGGCAGCAGGTAGTTCGGCTATTATAGTCTTTGTACTAGCAATATTTGCTTTTATCTCTGGTAACATCGTTTTTTCAGATTATCTCAATGTTATGTTTATACCACGACTGGGTGAAATGGTTGTGTTTATAGCTGCTTTTGTAGGAGCATTAATCGGGTTTTTATGGTACAATACATATCCTGCTCAAGTATTTATGGGAGACACAGGTAGTTTGACAATAGGTGGTGTTATCGCTGTAATAGCAATAGCAGTAAGAAAAGAGTTGTTGATTCCTGTGTTATGCGGAATCTTTTTCGCAGAATCATTATCAGTGATTTTGCAGGTTAGCTATTTCAAATTTACACGTAAAAAATATGGAGAAGGACGACGCATATTTTTAATGTCTCCTTTGCATCATCACTATCAAAAAAAGGGCTATCACGAAAGTAAAATAGTAACTCGCTTTTGGATTGTTGGAATTTTTCTTGCAATACTGTCGATAGTAACATTAAAATTAAGATAAAAGCTAAGACTTAAATTAATAAAGTCTATACGTTGAAATATAAATGAAAAAACAAAAACTAGTCATATTAGGAGGTGGAGAAAGTGGTGTTGGTACAGCGCTTTTAGGAAAAGCAAATGGCTACGCAGTATTTGTTTCTGATAAAGGAAAAATAAAAGAAAAGTACAAGCAAGTTCTTATACATAATGAGATTGAATGGGAGGAAGAACAGCATTCTGATAATAAAATTTTAGAAGCTGATCTTGTTATGAAAAGCCCAGGAATTCCTGAAAAAGTGGCAATGGTTAAAGCGCTTATTAATAAAGGAGTGCCTGTAATTTCAGAAATCGAGTTTGCAATTCAATTTACCAACGCAACCATTGTTGCTATAACAGGTAGTAATGGTAAAACAACAACAGCTATGTTAACGCATCATGTGTTAAAACAAGAGTTGGACGTTGGGTTGGCAGGTAATATTGGAGATAGTTTTGCAAAACAAGTTTTGGAACATAATTACAAAAATTATGTTTTAGAGATTAGTAGCTTTCAATTAGATGGTTGCATCAATTTTAAGCCAAACATTGCAGTAATTACCAATATAGTTCCTGATCACTTGGATAGATATGATTATAAGTTTGAGAATTATATCGCTTCAAAATTTAAGATTACCCAAAATCAAACAAAAGAAGATTACTTAATATATGATGCAGATGATGAGGTGATTTTGCAGTATATAAATAACAATAACATTCAAGCTACATTATTACCGTTTTCGTTAACTAAAACAATAGAAAATGGTGCGTATTTGGATCAAGACAACATTATAATAACAATTGATAATAATCAGATAATTATGCCAACAAAAAATATCGCTCTAGAAGGAAAACACAATACTAAAAATGCTATGGCTGCTTCAACAGTAGCACATTTATTACAAATTAGAAAACAAACAATACGCGAAAGTTTAGAAAATTTTCAAGGTGTGGAGCATCGTTTAGAAAATGTACTTAAAATCAATAAAGTGCAGTACATAAATGACTCTAAGGCTACAAACGTAAACGCGACTTACTTTGCTTTGGATAGTATGGAATCGCCTACGGTTTGGATTGTTGGAGGTGTGGATAAGGGTAATAATTATCAAGAATTATATCCTTTTATTAATGAAAAAGTTAAGGCTATCATTTGTTTGGGTGTTGATAACGAAAAGCTGTTGGCAAGCTTTGGTAAAATGGTCGATGTTATTATTGAAACACAGTTTATGAGTGAAGCTGTTAAAATAGCTTATAAGTTGGCAGAAGCTGGAGATAGTGTGTTGTTGTCTCCTGCATGTGCAAGCTTTGATTTATTTGAAAATTATGAAGATAGAGGTAGGCAGTTTAAAGATGCTGTAAGAAACCTTTAATGTGATATCAAACTGTTTAATATATAGTTAGTTCTAAAAAGTAAATGCAAAACACAATAATAAATAATATAAAAGGCGATAAGTTAATATGGGCAATTTCTGCGCTATTAGCTATATTTTCGTTTTTACCAGTATACAGTGCTGCAAGTAATTTGGCATATATTGGTGGAGATGGTAATACCTTTGGTTTTTTTATTAAACATTTAATGCACTTATTTTTAGGTTTTTCAATTATGTACGGAGTGCATAAAATCCCTTATCGTTATTTTAGGGGATTGTCAATGGTTATGATGCCTATTGTATTTGTGTTGTTAATTTTAACAATACTTCAAGGTACAACTATTGATGGTGCCAATGCTAGTCGTTGGATAAGGATTCCGTTTGTAAATATGTCATTTCAAACATCAACGTTGGCAGCTGTTGTTTTAATGGTGTACATTGCTAGGTACTTGTCTAAAATTAAAGACAAAACAATAACTTTTAAAGAGTCTGTTTTGCCTTTATGGATTCCAATTTTTATAATTTTGGCGTTAATATTACCGTCAAATTTTTCCACTACAGCAATCATATTTGTTATGACTAGTGCTTTGTTGTTTTTAGGAGGTTATCCTCTTAGATATTTAATAGCAATGGGTTTTGCAGGTATCGTTGGATTAACCATGTTTATATTGGTGGCTAAAGCATTTCCAGATGCAATGCCAAATCGTGTTGATACATGGATGAGTAGGATTGATAGTTTTTTTAATGGTGAAGATTCAGAAGAAGATTATCAAATAGAAAAAGCTAAAATTGCAATAGCCTCAGGAGGTATCGTAGGTGTTGGTTCAGGAAAAAGTATTCAAAAAAACTTTTTACCTCAATCCTCTTCTGACTTTATTTACGCCATTATTGTTGAAGAATATGGTTTAATTGGCGGATTGGCTTTGATGATTTTATACATGTGGTTATTATTTAGGATTATTATAGTAGCTCAAAAAGCAGATACCGTTTTTGGAAAATTATTAGTACTAGGTGTTGGTTTGCCTATCATTTTTCAGGCTATGATTAATATGGCTGTAGCTGTTGAGTTGTTTCCTGTAACAGGGCAAACATTACCATTAATTAGTAGTGGAGGAACAAGTATATGGATGACGTGTTTGGCAATTGGAATAATTTTAAGTGTAAGTGCAAAACGAGAAGAAATTATAAAAAAAGAAAAAGATTCTGATGACACAAATCCGTTAGATATCTTATCAGAAACATTGGAAGATTAAATTTAAAAATATATAGGCTAAATCTATTTTCAATACGTAGTTTAAAAAGTAAAGTGAGTAATACAAATAAAGCATATAAGATAATATTATCAGGTGGAGGCACAGGAGGCCATATCTATCCTGCAATTGCAATTGCTAACGAGTTGAAATTGCGCTTTCCAGAATCGGAATTCTTATTTGTTGGTGCAAAGGATAGAATGGAAATGGAAAAGGTGCCACAAGCAGGTTACCAAATTAAAGGATTATGGATTACAGGAATTCAGCGTCAATTAACGCTTAAAAATATGATGTTTCCTTTTAAACTAATTAGTAGTTTGTGGAATGCAAAAAAAATAATCAATCAATTTAAGCCAGATGTAGCTATTGGTACAGGTGGTTTTGCTAGTGGACCATTATTACATGTTGCTGCTTTAAAAGGAATTCCAAGCTTAATTCAAGAGCAAAATTCTTATCCAGGAATAACTAACAAATTGCTATCTAAAAAAGTAGCCAAAGTATGTGTTGCTTATAATGGTTTAGAGCGATTTTTTCCTTCAGAAAAGATTATCAAAACGGGTAACCCTGTTAGACAAGATTTATTGGATATTTCTTCTAAAAGAGCAGAAGCGATTAAGTATTTTAATTTAATTGAAGGTAAGCAAACCTTATTGGTTTTGGGCGGAAGCTTAGGTGCAAAAGCAATTAACGAGTTGATGGTTGATGAGCTTGATTTTTTACAAACACTAAACGTCCAAGTAATATGGCAATGTGGTAAGTTGTATTATCAAACGTATAAGTTATATGGTAACACAAAACATGTGCAAGTCCATGAGTTTATTAATAAAATGGATTATGCATATGCTGCAGCAGATTTTATAATATCACGTGCAGGAGCAGGATCGGTAAGCGAGTTGTGTATTGTTGGTAAACCGGTTGTATTTGTACCTTCTCCATACGTTGCAGAAGACCATCAGACTAAAAATGCAAATGCAATAGTTAAAGAAAACGCAGCACTATTAATTGCTCAAGAAGACTTAAAAGTTGACTTTAAAAATAAATTTGGACAATTAGTAGCTTCTAAAGAAAAACAAGAAGAGTTAAGTCAAAATATTAAAAAATTAGCATTAGTAAATGCAACTAAGGATATAGCTGACGAAGTTGAAAAACTATTAAATAAATAATGAACTTAAATAAAATACATAACATCTATTTTATCGGTATTGGAGGTATTGGTATGTCTGCTATTGCGCGTTATTTTAGTGCTAATGGTAAACAGGTTGGTGGTTATGATAAGACAAAAACAGATATTACAGATAGTTTAGTTGCTTTAGGTATTTCTGTAACTTTCAAAGACGATATTAGTAATTTAGATTCTCATTATTTAAATCCAGAAACAACTTTAATAGTTTATACACCTGCAGTGCCTAAAAACCATGTGCAATTAAATTATTTTTTAGATAATACATTTAAAGTGCTTAAGCGATCTGAGGTTTTAGGTTTAATTACAGAGCATTCGTTTTGTTTAGCAGTTGCTGGTACACACGGTAAAACAACTACAACAAGTATATTAGGGCATTTACTAAATGAGTGTGGCGTAAAGTTAACTGCGTTTTTAGGTGGTATAAGTGAGAATTATAATTCTAATCTTATATTAAATGGTGATAAAGTAAGCGTTGTAGAAGCAGATGAGTTTGATAGATCCTTCCTTACTTTAAGTCCAGATATGGCATGTATTACATCCATGGATGCAGATCATTTAGATATATATGGTGACGCTTCAGAGTTAATAAAAACGTTTGAAGATTTCACTAAAAAGCTAAAACCTAACGGTAAATTGTTTGTTAAAAACGGATTGCCATTAAATGGAATTACCTACGGTATTGAAGACAACGCAGACTATTCTGCACAAAATATAACCATTAAAGATGGTACTTATATTTTTGATGTTAAAACGCCAAAAACGGTACTAAAGCAATTTAAATTTAATCTACCTGGTAGACATAATTTGTCAAATGCTTTAGTTGCTTTAGCAATGTCATTAGAGTATGGATTGCCTCATGACCAACTTATAAAAGCATTAGCATCTTATAAAGGGGTTAAGCGCAGATTTACATATCAAATTAAGACAGATGACATCGTTTTTATAGATGACTATGCGCATCATCCAGAAGAGATAAATGCTGTACATCAAGCAGTCAGAGAGATGTATCCAAATGATAAGGTTGTTGCAGTGTTTCAGCCTCATCTTTTTTCAAGAACTAAAGATTTTGCGCAAGACTTTGCAAAAAGTTTAGCGCAGTTTGATCAAATCTTGCTTTTAGATATCTATCCAGCAAGAGAATTACCAATAGAAGGCGTAACGTCGGACTGGTTATTAGGTATGATTGACAATAAAAACAAAAAAATAGTTACTAAACAAACAATGATTCAGCATATTAAAGCAAGTAATGCTAGAATAGTGTTGACCATTGGAGCAGGAGATATTGGTGCAGAAGTATCAAAAATTAAAAAAGAATTATTAAATGAAAGCTAATTGGAGCTATATAAAAATGGGATTACTACTAGGTTTAGTAGTATTTTTGTATGCCTTCTCTTCAGCAAGAAGTGGTAAAAGATTAGTGTCAAAACCTAACATAGAATTTATAGGAAATAAAAACCTATTTATCACGCATGAAGATGTTAGTAAGTTGTTAATACAAAATCAACAAAGTGTAACCAACAAGTCCAAAGAAATTTTAGATTTGAATTTGTTAGAGACAACCCTAAATGCAAATCCAATTGTCGAGTTTGCAGATGTTTACGTTAGCGTGACAGGTAAGTTAACAGCCAAAGTAAAACAAAAAACGCCTATTGCCAGAGTGGTAACAGACGCATCTTTTTATGTAGATAGCAATGGTGGCTACATGCCACTATCAAATAACTACACAGAGCGTGTACCAATGGTAACTGGTTTTGTCAATAAAAAAGATTTAGAAAAGGTTTATACCATAGCAACAAAAATTCAGGAAGACACGTTTTTGAAGACGCATGTGGTGCAAATTCATCAAAATAAAAACAGTACAATTAATCTTAAGTTAAGACAGTGTAATTTTGTAGTCAAATTAGGCAGTTTAGAACAATTGGACAAAAAAATTAATAATCTAAAGGCTTTTTACTTAAAGGCTACAAAAGATAAAGCTTTAGATAATTACAGTATAGTAAACTTACAATTTGGTAATCAAGTTGTATGCACAAAAGCATAAGTTATGGAACAAAACATTGCAGTAGGATTAGACATAGGAACCACAAAAATTGTGGCTATGATTGGTCGTAAAAACGAATATGGTAAAGTCGAAATTTTAGGCATAGGTAAGTCTAAAAGCTTGGGTGTGCATCGTGGTGTAGTAAATAACATAACACAAACCATACAATCTATACAGTTAGCCATTAACGAGGCAGAAGCTGCAGCAGCAACAAAAATTGAAGGTGTTACAGTAGGTATTGCAGGACAACATATTAGAAGTTTACAACATAGCGATTATATCACTAGACCAAACAGCGAGACTGTTATTGACGAGGAGGATATAGAGCGTTTAATCAATCAAGTACACAAATTGGTAATGCTACCAGGAGAAGAAATTATCCATGTGTTACCTCAAGAATATAAAATTGACGGTCAAGCCGAAATTAAAGAGCCTATCGGTATGTATGGAGGTCGTTTAGAGGCCAACTTTCATGTTGTTGTAGGTCAAGTATCTTCTATCCGAAACATTGGACGATGCGTGCAAAGTGCTGGATTAGCATTAGAAGGAATTACTTTAGAGCCTCTAGCTAGTGCCAATGCAGTATTAAGTCAAGAAGAAAAAGAAGCAGGAGTAGCATTAATCGATATAGGAGGTGGTACAACAGACTTAGCTATTTTTAGAGACGGAATCATACGTCATACAGCAGTTATTCCTTTTGGAGGAAATGTAATAACAGAGGATATAAAAGAAGGTTGTTCTATTATTGAAAAACAAGCCGAACTTTTAAAAATAAAATTTGGTAGTACTTGGCCAGGAGAAAATAAAGACAATGAAATTGTCTCAATTCCAGGATTAAGAGGACGTGATCCTAAAGAGATAACTTTAAAAAACTTATCTAAAATAATCCATGCAAGAGTTGTAGAGATTATTGAGCAAGTGTACGTTGAGATCAAAAATTACGGTCACGAAGAACAAAAAAAGAAACTAATCGCAGGAATCGTTTTAACAGGTGGAGGAAGCCAGTTAAAACATTTAAAGCAACTGGTAGAATATATAACAGGTATGGATACCAGAATAGGCTATCCAAACGAGCATCTTGCAGGAGATAGTGATGACGCAATAACCAGTCCTTTATTTGCAACAGCAGTAGGATTAGTTATGGACGGATTAAAACGTCAAGACCGCAAAAAAGCAGAAGCAGTGATTGAAGAAGAAATTCAAGCACAAGAAATTGCAAACGAAGAAGTGCCAGAAGTAGAAAAAATTGAACCACCTAAAAAACAACGCAAGTCGTTTTTAGATACGTTAACAGAAAGAGTAAAAGACTTTTTGGATAACGCAGAATAATAAATACATAAGAATACTAAGCGATGTATGTATCGCTAAAAAATAATAATTGATCCAGTAAAATAGAATTTATGAGCAGCAACAACGAATTCGAAAACATAGCATTTGACTTACCAAAAAACCAATCTAATGTCATTAAGGTCATTGGTGTAGGTGGAGGAGGTAGTAATGCCATAAACCACATGTTTCTTCAAGGAATAAAAGGTGTAGATTTTGTCATTTGTAATACAGATGCACAAGCACTTCAAAACAGTGGTGTTCCAAACAAAATCCAATTAGGTTTAAACTTAACAGAAGGATTAGGTGCAGGAGCAAATCCAGACGTAGGAGAGCAATCAGCTGTAGAGAGTTTTGAC
The genomic region above belongs to Olleya sp. Hel_I_94 and contains:
- the murC gene encoding UDP-N-acetylmuramate--L-alanine ligase — protein: MNLNKIHNIYFIGIGGIGMSAIARYFSANGKQVGGYDKTKTDITDSLVALGISVTFKDDISNLDSHYLNPETTLIVYTPAVPKNHVQLNYFLDNTFKVLKRSEVLGLITEHSFCLAVAGTHGKTTTTSILGHLLNECGVKLTAFLGGISENYNSNLILNGDKVSVVEADEFDRSFLTLSPDMACITSMDADHLDIYGDASELIKTFEDFTKKLKPNGKLFVKNGLPLNGITYGIEDNADYSAQNITIKDGTYIFDVKTPKTVLKQFKFNLPGRHNLSNALVALAMSLEYGLPHDQLIKALASYKGVKRRFTYQIKTDDIVFIDDYAHHPEEINAVHQAVREMYPNDKVVAVFQPHLFSRTKDFAQDFAKSLAQFDQILLLDIYPARELPIEGVTSDWLLGMIDNKNKKIVTKQTMIQHIKASNARIVLTIGAGDIGAEVSKIKKELLNES
- a CDS encoding cell division protein FtsQ/DivIB — encoded protein: MKANWSYIKMGLLLGLVVFLYAFSSARSGKRLVSKPNIEFIGNKNLFITHEDVSKLLIQNQQSVTNKSKEILDLNLLETTLNANPIVEFADVYVSVTGKLTAKVKQKTPIARVVTDASFYVDSNGGYMPLSNNYTERVPMVTGFVNKKDLEKVYTIATKIQEDTFLKTHVVQIHQNKNSTINLKLRQCNFVVKLGSLEQLDKKINNLKAFYLKATKDKALDNYSIVNLQFGNQVVCTKA
- the ftsA gene encoding cell division protein FtsA; the encoded protein is MEQNIAVGLDIGTTKIVAMIGRKNEYGKVEILGIGKSKSLGVHRGVVNNITQTIQSIQLAINEAEAAAATKIEGVTVGIAGQHIRSLQHSDYITRPNSETVIDEEDIERLINQVHKLVMLPGEEIIHVLPQEYKIDGQAEIKEPIGMYGGRLEANFHVVVGQVSSIRNIGRCVQSAGLALEGITLEPLASANAVLSQEEKEAGVALIDIGGGTTDLAIFRDGIIRHTAVIPFGGNVITEDIKEGCSIIEKQAELLKIKFGSTWPGENKDNEIVSIPGLRGRDPKEITLKNLSKIIHARVVEIIEQVYVEIKNYGHEEQKKKLIAGIVLTGGGSQLKHLKQLVEYITGMDTRIGYPNEHLAGDSDDAITSPLFATAVGLVMDGLKRQDRKKAEAVIEEEIQAQEIANEEVPEVEKIEPPKKQRKSFLDTLTERVKDFLDNAE